Proteins encoded by one window of Cryptococcus gattii WM276 chromosome K, complete sequence:
- a CDS encoding Hypothetical Protein (Similar to TIGR gene model, INSD accession AAW46367.1), with amino-acid sequence MAPPTSQIPNKGKGKALDTIHGENNTIRAQSRMEKTAPKQASSDKSGLSKDVQKAVLASPLTIPWQVSFIHPIKYTHLSNAYLCRPDVPRHLQTTVVHLLRELIPSDVAGYHVSRARCHNKAKRAKRVQKAKEVKASSEQSDSSERADQEQAEKAADEDAAMEDLESSEGQKQKQSSDNLETELKRPERPEILSHLVLGINEVIKSIEHQIGSLKTQIMIMGDALNGDQPGKPNASNFLPTAPRSPSPSNSDDEATEGQSQSVLSPSAPVNFIIIPLLSINPQSLVSPILQYCATYNAYVYQHTQLAKILRTRLKKSQWTDVIGDEREEIAVVPLGAVEKDLADMVGLRRLACLALRVSRKNCFRGQSMLT; translated from the coding sequence ATGGCGCCTCCTACTTCTCAAATTCCCAATAAAGGCAAGGGAAAAGCTCTAGACACCATTCATGGCGAAAACAACACCATCAGGGCTCAATCAAGGATGGAAAAAACTGCGCCAAAACAGGCCTCCAGCGATAAGTCTGGCCTGAGCAAGGACGTTCAGAAAGCTGTATTGGCGAGCCCACTGACTATTCCTTGGCAAGTATCGTTCATTCATCCTATCAAATATACACACCTCTCTAACGCTTACTTATGTAGGCCCGACGTACCACGACATCTTCAAACGACTGTTGTACATCTCCTGAGAGAGCTAATTCCTTCAGATGTCGCAGGCTATCATGTCTCAAGGGCAAGATGTCATAACAAGGCAAAAAGAGCTAAAAGGGTGCAGAAGGCTAAAGAGGTGAAAGCCAGCAGTGAGCAATCGGACAGCTCTGAAAGAGCGGACCAAGAGCAAGCGGAAAAAGCCGCTGATGAGGACGCCGCGATGGAAGATTTGGAAAGTTCAGAAGGCCAAAAGCAAAAACAGTCATCAGATAATTTGGAGACTGAATTAAAACGCCCAGAACGACCTGAGATATTATCACACCTTGTGCTGGGGATCAATGAGGTCATTAAAAGTATCGAACATCAAATTGGCTCTTTGAAGACTCAAATAATGATCATGGGTGACGCTTTGAACGGCGATCAACCTGGAAAACCCAACGCGAGTAACTTCCTCCCCACCGCTCCACGGTCCCCATCTCCTTCTAATTCCGATGATGAAGCTACTGAAGGCCAATCACAATCCGTGCTCTCTCCCTCAGCACCAGTCAatttcatcatcatccctcttctctcGATCAATCCTCAAAGTCTTGTCTCTCCCATTCTTCAATATTGTGCCACATATAACGCTTATGTATACCAACACACTCAACTAGCAAAGATTCTGAGAACGAGGTTAAAAAAAAGTCAATGGACCGATGTGATTGGTGACGAGAGGGAGGAGATTGCCGTAGTGCCTCTAGGGGCAGTTGAGAAGGATCTAGCAGACATGGTTGGACTTCGGCGACTGGCATGTCTTGCTTTGAGAGTAAGTCGGAAAAATTGCTTCCGTGGCCAGTCAATGCTAACGTAA